One Companilactobacillus heilongjiangensis genomic window, ATATCAAGAGTCACCACACGGTTCAAAAGAGTATGCTGACGATTCGTGAAGCTATTGAAGTGGCCCACCATCACAATTTGCCACTAGTTTTGGATGCGGCTGCTGAAGAAGACTTGTTGAAATATCTCAAGCTTGGCGCTGATGTCGTGATTTACAGTGGTGCTAAAGCAATCGAAGGACCAGCTTCTGGAGTAATCATCGGTAAAGAAAAATACATTCGTTGGGCTCGCATGCAGGGTGCTGGAATAGGTCGAGCAATGAAAATCGGTAAGGAAAACATTATCGGTTTAACTGCCGCAATTGCCAAGTATTTGCAGGATGGTTCTGAATCTGGTGAGTCAATGAAAGCTAGATTACAACCGTTTGTTGAGAATTTATCCGAAGTATCTGGCTTGAAAGTTAGAGTCGTTCAAGATGCGGCTGGTCGGCAAATTTATCGAGCTGAAGTGACTCCGACTGGAGATTTGTCAGCTAAAGAAATTTGTGAACAGTTACGTAACGGCGATGTAGCGATTTATGCTCGTGAATATCGTGTTAATGAAGGCATTATCGAGTTTGATATTAGAGCGGTCGATGATGTTGAAATGTATCAAATTGTATCCAGTTTAAAGAAAATCGTTGGAGGAAAATAAAGATGAATTTACTACCTAATTATTTAGCAAATGGAATTTGTTTGAACGTACTAGCTAATTCAGTTCAAAACGCCAAAGATTGTTATGAAGCCGCTGAAGGTCACGTGGTACTCGGAGTTTTGACGAAAAATTACCCAAGTGATGAAGCCGCAATTGCTGACATGAAATTGTATCAAGCAGAAATTGACAACGCCGTTTCGGTTGGTTTAGGTGCCGGTGATCCAAAGCAAAGTGGAATGGTAACTCGAGTTTCAAAAGAAATTCAACCACAACACGTCAACCAAGTTTTCACAGGTGTGGGCGCTACTAGAGAAGCCTTGGGTCAAAATGAAACAATCATTAATGGGCTAGTTTCACCAACTGGTAAAGTAGGGCTCGTCAACCTTGCCACTGGTCCTTTGAGTAGCCAAGCTGCTCCAACTGAAGTACCAATTGAAACTGCCATTGCTTTGTTAAAAGATATGGGTGGTTCATCAATCAAGTTTTTCCCAATGAAAGGTTTAGCACACGTTGAAGAATTCAAAGAAGTAGCTCGTGCCTGTGCTGCTAACGATTTTGACTTGGAACCAACTGGTGGAATCGACTTAGAAAACTTTGAAACAATTGTCAAAATCGCAGTTGATGCCGGCGTTAAACGAATCATTCCACACGTTTACAGTTCAATTATCGATAAAGAAACTGGCGATACTAGACCAGAAGATGTCGCTAAATTATACGAGATTATCAAGAAGTTTTAGAGGTTAGAATATGAATATTTTAGCTTTTGGCGAGGTCATGCTGCGTTTCACCGTGGCTGATAGAATGATGCTGGAGCAGAGTGATCAGCTGACAATGTCGACTGTCGGAACTGGTGTGAATCTTTTGAGTAGTTTGGCACATTTTGGCTATGAAACGTCTATGTTAACGGTATTGCCGGATAATCCTATTGGTAAAAAAGCTGCAGCGGATGTGCGTAAATTAGGCATTTCTGACAAAAATATTCTTTATCGTGGGAAAAATTTAGGCAGCTTTTTCGTTGAATTAGGGCAGGGAGCCCGTCCGCAACGAGTGACTTATCAAGACCGCCTGTCGAGTTCTTTTTGCCTGATGAACGCTGATGATTATGACTTTGAAAAAGCATTAATTGGCGTTGATATGGTTCACATTTGTGGGATTGCCTTGAGTTTGAATCGCCAAACACGTAAAGCTGCTTTACATTTAGCAGAAGTGGCTCATGAACGTCATAAGACCGTTTGTTTCGATTTCAATTATCGGATGAGTCTCAATGAGGACAACAATCACGAGACGATGAAGAAACGTTATCAGAAAATTTTGCCATTTGTCGATATAGCTTTTGGCAGTCGCCGAGATTTAACTGATTTATTGGATTATCAAGTTGATGATGAAACGAAGCTCTATCAAAAATTCTGTCAGGATTATCAAATTAACTTTTTTGCAGGAAGTAAACGTAATTTCATTGATAATCGCAAATACTTTGAGGGTTTCTTGTTCCATCATGATAAAATTTATCGTTCTGCCGCTAAAGAATTGAATATTCTCGATCGAATCGGTAGTGGGGATGCCTTTGCCAGCGGCATTCTGACAGGTTTAATTGAAAAATGGGACTTTGAAGATATTTTGGAGTTTGCGATTGCTAATTCAGTTTTGGCACAAGCTTCAATGAACGATTCTCCGATTTTTAGCAAGGCCGATGTATTCCATTATATTGATACTGATGGAAAGAACGATTTAATAAGATAGCATTAATGTTTTAATTTTAGTTTCACCCTTCATAAATTAAAAAAATAAGAGAAGAAGCTGTGACATAACTATTTTCATCTTAAATATTCAGCATAAACGTGCAACAAAACATAGCTTTTTCCGCTTAAAACAAATAAGACGCGCAATCCAAAATCGGATTACGCGTCTTATTTGCCTTAATGCTCGAAAGCTGACCATGTTTTGTCGCACTCTCTTATTTAGATTTAGTTACCCTCAACTCCACCAAGCTTTTCAGCAAAGTCATCTTTAGGTTGATCTGAACCGACCAAGTGTAGATCGGCATGTAAAGCATATAAGAAGTCGAGAAAGGCTGAGTTAACGCCTAATTCATCGAGCTCTGTTAGTGACATTTGATATCTGATTGAGTTTTCTTGTCCGAGT contains:
- a CDS encoding sugar kinase; its protein translation is MNILAFGEVMLRFTVADRMMLEQSDQLTMSTVGTGVNLLSSLAHFGYETSMLTVLPDNPIGKKAAADVRKLGISDKNILYRGKNLGSFFVELGQGARPQRVTYQDRLSSSFCLMNADDYDFEKALIGVDMVHICGIALSLNRQTRKAALHLAEVAHERHKTVCFDFNYRMSLNEDNNHETMKKRYQKILPFVDIAFGSRRDLTDLLDYQVDDETKLYQKFCQDYQINFFAGSKRNFIDNRKYFEGFLFHHDKIYRSAAKELNILDRIGSGDAFASGILTGLIEKWDFEDILEFAIANSVLAQASMNDSPIFSKADVFHYIDTDGKNDLIR
- the dagF gene encoding 2-dehydro-3-deoxy-phosphogluconate aldolase — its product is MNLLPNYLANGICLNVLANSVQNAKDCYEAAEGHVVLGVLTKNYPSDEAAIADMKLYQAEIDNAVSVGLGAGDPKQSGMVTRVSKEIQPQHVNQVFTGVGATREALGQNETIINGLVSPTGKVGLVNLATGPLSSQAAPTEVPIETAIALLKDMGGSSIKFFPMKGLAHVEEFKEVARACAANDFDLEPTGGIDLENFETIVKIAVDAGVKRIIPHVYSSIIDKETGDTRPEDVAKLYEIIKKF
- a CDS encoding DgaE family pyridoxal phosphate-dependent ammonia lyase, translating into MDIYKKYNLKHVINADGKMTILGVSKVSDEVVEAQKQGAQNFFEMGDLLIQTGKYLAHLVNSEDALVVNSASAGIAETIAGIIGQGSHYHVYHPYTDRISKREVILPMGHDVDYGAPVDVMLGVAGAKMVPAGYANMCTPEHLEMQITDQTAAILYIKSHHTVQKSMLTIREAIEVAHHHNLPLVLDAAAEEDLLKYLKLGADVVIYSGAKAIEGPASGVIIGKEKYIRWARMQGAGIGRAMKIGKENIIGLTAAIAKYLQDGSESGESMKARLQPFVENLSEVSGLKVRVVQDAAGRQIYRAEVTPTGDLSAKEICEQLRNGDVAIYAREYRVNEGIIEFDIRAVDDVEMYQIVSSLKKIVGGK